In Hyperolius riggenbachi isolate aHypRig1 chromosome 10, aHypRig1.pri, whole genome shotgun sequence, a genomic segment contains:
- the LOC137537223 gene encoding uncharacterized protein, which yields MVALEAWHGSCDPARREFRSRPPHSDRPKNATITADPGHHGNEAPGVTRTLCWGRVLTGQLPAAAASCTDHMTTSLRMEEDQSHMTERIFNLTLEIICLLTGEKFPPVKSGDHVTITVPPPHSLISEGHNKQKILEITRKVIELLTGKVPMRCQDVTIYFSMEEWQYIEGHQDLYKDTMLENQPPLTSPDVCTNRILPERCTGPLYSQGCLQEDPPTPHYYQGGELIHVSAVVKEEEEETYVRSDQPSMEEGDMMGTNKEEEETYVRSDQQSMEEGDVIRTNKEEEEETYVRSDQQCMEEGD from the exons ATGGTCGCACTGGAAGCCTGGCACGGATCATGTGATCCCGCGAGGCGGGAATTCAGGAGCCGGCCCCCGCACTCTGATAGGCCCAAGAACGCCACTATAACAGCAGATCCGGGACACCATGGCaacgaggcgccaggtgttacccggactctTTGCTG GGGCCGGGTGCTGACTGGTCAACTCCCTGCT gcagcagcatcctgtacagatcacatgaccacatcactgaggatggaggaggaccagagtcacatgaccgagaggatattcaacctcaccctggagatcatctgtctgctgactggagag AAATTTcctccagtgaagtctggtgatcatgtgaccatcacggtgcccccacctcactccctgatatctgagggacacaacaagcagaagataCTGGAAATCACTAGGAAGGTGATAGAGCTGCTGACAGGAAAG gttcctatgagatgtcaggatgtcaccatctatttctccatggaggagtggcagtatatagaaggacaccaggacctctacaaggacaccatgctggagaatcagccgcccctcacatcaccgg atgtatgcaCTAACAGAATcctaccagagagatgtacaggtcctctttattcccagggttGTCTACAGGaagatccccccaccccccactatTATCAG GGTGGAGAACTGATACATGTaagtgctgtggttaaagaggaagaagaagagacatatgtgaggagtgatcagccgtctatggaggagggtgacatgatggggacaaataaagaggaagaagagacgtatgtgaggagtgatcagcagtctatggaggagggggacgtgataaggacaaataaagaggaggaagaagagacgtatgtgaggagtgatcagcagtgtatggaggagggtgac